Part of the Drosophila kikkawai strain 14028-0561.14 chromosome 3L, DkikHiC1v2, whole genome shotgun sequence genome is shown below.
CTGCATCCGGAGAAAGATCGGTTTCATCCGTCCGCGGGCTGCTGCCTGCTGGCTGCTGGGGCCCTGAGCCTGGCCAACATCTAAATAAGtcattattcattatttagCCATTCACAGTTTGGGTAGCGCCAGCACTAGAGAATTATAAAAAGCTTAGCGCTGCAGTTTGAAAAGTCGAACAGCGAAcagtttaattgtttataattttattgtaattttatCTCGactttttttgcttttgtatataaattgtaCCAACGCAGCAGAAAGTTCAGGCCACTGCCTTGGCCGGGTGTGTCATTGAAAAAACGGTGTCAAGCTCGCGGCACCGTGGGGCAAACTGGCCCGAAGCGGGGTCGAAACTATGCGGATCCGGAGCACGAAGAGTCATGCTCTCGGAATCTTACGTAATGGGCTGAGGGGGGTGTCGGTCTCGTCTCCGTCAGACGATGGCGTAAGTACACTATCTGGACCGGGGGCCGAATTGAGAGCCGTTTTTGGCCAGAACCCGAGCTCTTGCCTGGCTGCACGTCTCCGGCGGCGTCTCGAGATTGCCGGACAAAGAGTTGTGCCGAGACCGAGACCTGGAGCTGCGTCTCCGGGAGCCCCGCCGACGCCGCCGTCGAGAGCCGAAACTTGCATCACTTTCGTTACGTAAGTGTTTGACATTTGCCTGGATTCGccgtataaaaacaaaacagttCTCATGCTGAGACATTAGTTACTTTCGCAACGATCAACTAACCAACTCAGCCTCAGAATGATGAAGTTCATGGTGAGTTTCAACAGTCAATATAAATGACAGATCCTTGAGATCCTGAATCTCTATACCTCCCACTACTCAAAACTAGGgaatacaaaattaatgaTGATTTTGTTCTACTCTTTAGTGCCTCTGCATCTGCGCCATTGCTGCCGCTTCGGCCAACCCCTATGGAGGATCTCGCGGTGGATACGGCGCCCCCGTTGGCGGTTATGCCTACCAGGTGCAGCCTGCTCTGACCGTTAAGGCCATCGTCCCCTCGTACGGCGGCGGCTATGGTGGACACCGGCAGGGCGGATATGGCGGTAGCCACGAGGTTCCTGTGGAATCGGTCTACACCGGCTCCAACTACCACCGCTCTGGCTACGGCGGTGCTCCGCCAGTCGACCGAGAGGCCATTGCCCTGGCCAAGCTTGCTCTGGCCGCTCCCAGCGCCGGCAATCCTCTGGTCTGGAAGGAGGGACCCCGCTATGTGGAGCGCTCTTATGAGCCCAGGGGCTATGGACCCCGTCAGGAGTACGCTCGCGGCGAGGAGGCCAAGGGTGCTTCGGCGGCGGCTGCTTCCAGCTCCGTGGCTGGCCAGAAGGGATACAAGAAGTCCGGCTACTAAGTGGCAAAACCACAAGAACAGTGATCCAGTTACTTACCTAAGCAACTACgtctaaataataaaaccaagaAACATCAAGACTTAAACTGAGACTGTGTTTATTATtgatctttaatatttattttactttattttattcttcatttatttttatttatttaactatttattGGGGCAATTATTTGTGCTGCTTTAGCTTTGCTGACGAGACTTTTGCCAAGCAAAATTTGTGAGACTTTGTGCCAACCAAAATGGGCTTGGGCCAGAAACTAAATGAAAATAGTATTGAGCATGGTTTAGGTTGAAAAGTTGTGATATTCTTGGCTTttcatatattaaatttaataattcttaaCAAGAAAAAGGGGTATAGATATAAGATACCAAAAATGCTTCaatcttttaatttcttaaattaacaAGTTCAGTTTAGTTATCGCCAAGCAATACAATTTCCTACTACAAAtacttacaaaaaatataaataatttctaaaatatttacaaataatgCAATCTTAGTTCTAAAAACAGTTTATATTCATATTATAgacaatatttttcaataatcaAACTAGTTTTAGTCAGTTTTAGAACATCCCCACCTATATTTTACACGTTTTCCGGACACAACCGATCCGTAAAGCATTACCCCCAGGAATGTGGAAAACGGAAAGtcaattacaatattttttcggagtttattttaaaaacaacgCGTTCGTTATTCCAAGTTCCTCCCCttcaaagagagagagagtcgcGTGTGAGTGTACTTTGGTGAAACTATCAAGAACCGGGGGCTCAGGCCCGGGGTTCGGCTCCGGAACAATGCACAGATCGCGTAACCAAGCGATTTTATAATGGCACATGGAAATACATAAATCAAATGTGAGTATATTCAATTATGAAATGCGGTTTCGGGCTGAAACGGAGCAGTAACTAGCATGTATATAGGTCACGTAGATATCCAGGCTGAAAAATTAACGTATAAAAGCGGGCGTCGGAGGTCCGGTAAATCATAGTTTGATTGATTACCCCAAACCaacaaaactaactaattcaCCATGAAGTACCTGGTAAGTTATAAGCAACTACCAAAGGAAGTGGCAGCCAGCTAATCCTCCGAATGTCCTCCCGCTATCCTTAGATCATCTGCGTCTCTCTGGCTCTCTTCGCCTATATCAACGCCAGCCCGGTGTACGGCAACCGTGGAGGATATGGTGGTGGTTATGGTGGCATCCAGCGCGTCGTCTACGAGGAGGAGCGTCCCTACGGCCGTGGCTACAACCACTATGGTCCCCGTGAGCTCAGGTCCTACGGAGAGGAGCCCAGggctgctgcctctgccgctgctgctgcctccgcTGTGAGCAAGGGTAACTACCGATCGTATGCCATCCCCAGCTACGTGATCGATGGCGGTGATGTTGGCCACCGCGGTGGACACTACGGACGCGGTGGATACTAAATCGAACTATCGAAACGAATTGTTCAGTTCCTCGAGTGGCTGTCGAAGCGAAACTCTGAGAATCGGCGAATAAAAGAACACCTTGAACGCAATGGAAAATATTGAACAAAAATTCCCATATTGAGTTTTGCATTTGTGGGGCGGTTGCTAATACTTAGTGGCATACTTTTCAGCGATATTGGCTAAAGACTGTGGGCTTGTCGGAGGGTTTTATTCCAGGCACCAGTTGAGCAtacaaaaatactttaaacagacagaaaagttgaatttaaaatgacaatttaaaagatttttatgactggaaataaatcaagcttaaaacaattataactttttcatGGGTTAAAAGAACTTGTATTATATTTGTATCTCTATATTTTGTAGCAGAAATATGcacaaattacttgcattTTAAAGTTTGAGTTGAACAAATCAGAAAAGTCTAAACACTTAAAAGATAACTTTTCATAGTCGTTTGGAATCTTCCCCCACTTGCATGCAATCCCACTTTCCCTGGCACTAGCAGCTGGGTCTTAACCCTCTTATTCCCCCAAATTCGGCCGCATACCCTCACGCATCCCCAGCTCAATGCAGCCCCCATTGACATGGGGTCATCCGCATCTGCCACCCTCAACCAAGGTCGACAGCCAAGTGTCTGTATCGCTGGCGGTAAACAAACCTGGCCAGCAAACCGAGCAACCTGCTCAATCCAAAACGAGTCGAGCGGCGGTATCTCTGGCCAGGGAAGTGCGAAAAACTCGCAGAAAGTCGCCCAACGAGCTGGCCGAGAAGAGCCGGAGCAGCGAGCTCTTGAGCCGTGATAATTTTCTGGGCGAGATCACGTTTCGAGTGCAACAATTATTTTGCTTATATAAAGAAGTGTGCTTGCCACTTAATTTGTTAATTGTGCCAACTGTGCCGAAACCTAGACAGCATAGCCATGAACAAGTTCGCTGTAAGTATACTAGCGTCCCTGAAGACTTCCCTGAAGACTTCCCCATGACCCTCGTCACCTCGGATCTCCTAACTCACTGTTTTGCCCCTCTTTTGCAGACCCTCGCGGTTCTCTTCTGCGCCTGCATTGTGGGCAGCTGCTACGCCAACTACGGCGGCCGCCCTGGCTACGGACACGGTGGCTACGGCCAGGAGAGGTCCTCGGGATCTGCTGGTGCAGCTTCTGCTGCCAGCTCGGCGGCTTCGAGCAACGAGGGTCGCGGTTATGAGCGTTATGAGCGCCCCGTCGAGATCATCGCCGGCGGACACCGTGGAGGCTACGGCCAGAACCACGAGATCCTGCGCCCCATTAACATTGGCAGCTACGGACACGGACGTCGTGGTCCCAGCTACAACCGCGGCTATGGACCCCGCTGGACTGTCCAGCCCGCTGGCGCCACCCTGCTGTATCCCGGCCAGAACAACTACCGCGCCTACGTCTCGCCCCCAGAGTACAGCAAGGTGATCCTGCCCGTCCGCGCTGCCGAGCCGGTGGCCAAGCTGTACGTGCCTGAGCACGGATACGGCCAGGAGTACCGCGAGCGCCCGTACGGCGGACCCCGCGGCGGCTACTAAGCGGATACTTAATCCCAGCCAAAGGCCACCTAGGCGGATACTTGATCTGAGCCTGGACGTGTACATAATAAACCAAGAATGAAAAAACATAACTTTTTCGGTCAAATTGATTTTCGGGGGAATATATCTCGGGGCACCTAATTTTCGGGTTGCTTAGCTCAaatgcagctgctgcagctgctgaaGCCACTTGATTGCAGCTCCCCACGGGAATGTCTTTGAGTGACATTGACCGGAGGCAGAGCGGCGAACGTGCTCCGGATTTGTTTACTCCGGCTCACTCACAACGGGAAgccgctggaggaggaggaacggAACCGTTAGCATTCAATTGCCAATTCAGTCGCTCAATAATCTTGCGGCGGGAAAGTGCCAGAGGTTCGCCGATTGCCGCGCATATTTTCTGGCTGGTAAGCAAACACACATCTGCTGACTTGTTTGGCCCGAAGAACTCTTGGCCATTGCGCCACCTTCGCTTGACATTCGAGCCGCTCGATTCGCGCTGTGAATCATGCCGAGAATTCTTGGCTCGATTCTGGCACAGTTCTGGTGAAATCTAGACTTTAAATTCAGTCTCCGATGTGCATTATATTGTGATTTATAAGTTGTACAGAGCTGTATTCTTGTTTTTGAGatagttttaataataaatactaatcatttcacaaatatatttgatatattaaGACATGTTTAGTTGCATTAAGCCCTTTAAACTAATAATTGATTAATTGTCGTTTACCTACAAGATTTTAGAAACCTAAATACActaatttttaggaaaaagtaatattatatgcatatatttatatttgttatatttttgtttacattattttctGAAACTGCTAATTAGAGTTTGAgatgtaattaaaaaatagatttttaattcATAGATTCTAATgatataatttcaaattgttAACTATTTAGTGTGCTAATTTTTCTCTAATAAAACTCATTACAAAATGTCGAATTGATTGCATCAAGATTCTATAAAAAGATTCTATAAAAAACGAAATCTGATGTAAACTGTAAGTATTTAGCAAGAATTAAGTACTATTATTACAATATACCTTtactattaaattaaaaatgtattattccATAAATAAAGTCTTCTCAgttctaaaaattaaacaaagctCACTGGTCATGCCTGCGACAAAAGCCGCTATCATCAGCTTGGGTGAGTTGGTTCAGGTTCCGGTTCATTGATCGGTGGCTTAACCCCTGCGGGCCCCAATGTCCGATGCGTGCACGCCGGGATGGGGATGGGTTGGGATGGGATCGGAGTAGAGTGGAGCACTTCGGGCAAAGCCCCGATACCGCACACACCAGCAGCCAGCGGAGCGTGCCGAGCCGGGGGAAGTTGCTATCAATGGAGAGCAGCTTCTCGGGCGGGGCCAATTTGGCGCGCATTTTCAATGAGCATAGAAATTGGAGACGATCCGGACTTATCGCGGGGGGATGGAGATGCTGGCTGCTGGCCGCGGCTGACGGCCCCCCGAAAGTAAGTGACTGGCCACCGAGCTGGGTTTGGTCACGTCTGGGAAGCTCACAAATCGCTGGCCAGCTCAAATAGTGTTGCTATAAAAGCAATTTGGACACACGCTTGGGTTAATTAGTTTTCCGACCAGTCTGCTCCTCGCACCACAccgaaaaaaccaaaaccatgTCCGCCAGCCTGCGCCTGCTCTGCCTGATGGCCTGCACCCTCACCGTTGCCCTGGCCCACCGTCCCAGCTATGGACTCTCCGGATACTCTGGCTACGATGCCGTCAAGGCGGCCGAGACCGCCGAGGCTCAGGCCTCTGCTCTGACCAATGCCGCTGGAGCAGCTGCCTCCGCCGCCAAGCTGGACGGTGCCGATTGGTATGCCCTCAACCGTTATGGCTGGGAGCAGGGCAGGCCCCTCCTGGCCCGTCCCTACGGACCCCTGGACAAGCTCTACGCCGCTGCCCTGCCACCACGCTCCTTCGTGGCCGAGATCGATCCAGGTGGGTTTCCTAATCTAACCTGAAATTAAGTCACTAACTTTGGGAAAAGAAAAGTCAAGAGATAAATAATGGAAAACTAACTATAGGAAGATCTAAAAGAACTAACAAAGTAGAGTTTCTAAAagaaaactaataatatttataaaattttcgtatttatttttcgtaATGTTAAATCCAAGTTCAACTTTACTTATTTTCGTCTCTATTTCTCAATTTCAGTCTTCAAGAAGAGCCACTACGGCGGAGCTTATGGCGAGAAGTCGGCTGTTCTTAACACCGAATCCAAATTGGCCGTTGCGGCGATCTAAGAGCTGCTGTTGAAAAGCTCAGAAAGTCTTAATAAATAGTGATAGCTTAAATCAAGATatctgattttattttttgggaaagGGAACCGTTTGGGGGACAGATAGAAATCAACAGGATGCCCCTCAagtcagattttgtatttaatatgtGAAATATTTAAGGGTCTTATAAGTCAGCCCTTAATTTCAAAATACCCACCTGAGAAAGCGGCTTAACTGACATCTGTGATTAgttatattaatattcataTTAATAAGTAAATTATAGATCTCcccattttaaatttactcAAGCCCGCTCAGTACAATTGATTTTCACTTATCATTTCTTATGTGTTATTATTATGAATAGAGTTTCGTTTTTATTGCAAGATACAAAgtaaaaaatgtgaaaattgcTCAGTTTTGTTGATGTTGATTTAatgtaaaattcaaattcgTTACGAGCACACAGAAATTTACCTACTAAACATAAAGCGAACTAAAAACAAATAGTAGAAGCGGTTGTAACTCGGTTAACTCGATGCTGTGGCGTGCTTAGTGGGTTTGCTCATGGTGACGATTGCTCCGATTTCAGATTGGATCCAATCGAACGTTATTGTTCAGCCAACTCTCTTTCTCTCATCTCTACGTacagtatatagtatatagtatatagtgtATAATATATGGTGTATGGTTTACGGTGTTTGGTCTGTCTCTATCGCTAGCAAAACTCTGCCAAGTTTTCgttgatttgtttttatttttgtttttaggttttcaggttcattattttaattaaattacatgaACTTCAaaatagtattattattatatagaTAGGATGTGTAGTGTTATGTATTTATAGTGTGTAGCCTATACGAGCCCCGCCGTCCGCCGGTGTCCACTGGGTTCTTGGTCGCGCTCCATCCGGCGTTTGGGGGgtgacaaaaaaatttaaattataaaaactttctCACGCAATTCTCGATCTCGATCTCGGTCTCGGTCTCGGTCTCGTCGTTCTCTAGATCGACTATGAAATGATCTCGGTTCGGGTGCTGGCGCCGGTGTCGGGGCACTCTATTCGGTGATCGTCCTTGTGGTCTCCTGGATGTACACCTGGGATCCGGGCACCGTCGAGGTGGTGACGAACGTGCGGTGCTTGGCGCGGATCAGGTTCAAGTTGGACTCGGCCACATCGGCACGGTCCTCGGCAGCCTCAAGCTCCCGCTGGAAGCGGCGGACACGGGTGGTGGTCTGCTGGGAGACGCCCTCCTGCTCGCACAGCTGGCGGCGGTAGATGTTGATCTTGGCAGTGGACTTGTCCAGAGCATCCTGCAGCAGGATGAGGTTCTTCTGGTCCTCCTCGCACTGCACTATCACCTCCTTGACGGTGCGCTCCTTCTTGCGCAGGATCTTGATGGTCTCGGCGTGGCGgcgcttctcctcctccagctccagctccaagtCGCGGATGCGGGCCTCCAGCTTGCTGATGATGCGCTTGCTGCCGGCGACGGCGTTCAGCTCGACCTCCTCCAAGCGGATGGACAAGTTCTACAGGGGATTTGGGATTAAACGGAGAATAAATGATATTAAATGGATAAGAAATGGGAAAGTGTTGTAATGTATAATTTAGAATTGTTTGACTTGGTACCTTGACTTCGACTTCCAAGGACTTCTTGATGGTCTCCAGCTTCACGATGCGCTCCTGCTCCTCATGCACCTGCTCGACGACGTGCTTCAGCTCCACCTGGACCTTCTGGAAGCGCTCGTCGCTGATGCGCAGCTCCTTGGACACCTCCTCGTAGTCGGAGGCAACGACGGtcagctcctgctccagcttgGACTTGATGGACACCAGGTTGACATTGGCAGTGGTCAGCTCGTTGATGCGCGTGGTGGCCTCCTCGTACTGCAGCTCGACGGTGCGCTTGGCACGGTTGGCGCTGTCCAGGTGGGAGCGGACCTCCTCCAGCTCACCGTTGAGTCCGGCCAGGCGGCGCTGGGCGATGCCGTACTGGTCAAGGGTGGCCTGCAGCTGGCGCTGCACATCCTCGTAGTGGGCCTGGAGCTCGGTCAGCTGCAGCGACTGCTTCTTGATCACCTTCTGCAGATCGATGTTGGTCTTGTTGGCCACATCCAGGGACATCTCCAGCTCGGTGATCTGGATCTGCAGCTTCTTCTTGATGCGGGTCACCTCGGTCTTCAGCCGGGTCTCCGCCTCGATGACACGGGCATTGAGCTGCTCGATCTCGATGGAGGTCTGCTTGCTGCAGTATGGAAATGTCCGGAATTATAGCAAACATAGAATAGATATTGGAAATTCCCCACAATCGATATCAAGATATCGCCAAATGGAAGTAGTAGCCCCTACAAAAGCGGTGACGGCGATGGCCCTCTGAGGTTTCGCTTTGCTGGCTCTATTTTTGGCCCCAATGTCTGACCCACAAACTGCATTTTTCGCACCACTCAGCAGTCGAGAAGCACTCGCTCAGGTGGTGCTATGGCATTGTCAAAAATGCTTCATTGTTTCGCCCGCTGCTGCATTTGCATTCGCGAATTTCGGTGTATTTTTACGCATGATAAAGACATCGAACTTGTCACAAATAGCTTAGGGGTAACATGCCAAAGTATTTGCTAAGTAGTTCCTTCTCCcctgcgtttttttttgttgggttcttgtttttgggctAAGTGCATCATGCGTCTATTCTTGGGCGTAGGTGCACTCGTCTTGCCAACTAAATTTGATTAATGTCTGCATTTCTAATACTCTACCTGATTCACTTTCTAAATAGACTTAAACTATGACtaactaatttatttgttgtgcTTGAGAAAGGTAGAAAAGGCTAGGATAAAGTGGATTGCAAcgaaaaatacatatataaataaggtAATTTATTATGATATTTGATATATGAAAAAAGGAATAATTCCGAAAATGCCTATTgatatctatctatctatctcctaatattttatacaaaaacttAACCTTAGAAAAGGTTTTATCGGTTATTTTGTGAGACAAACGGGGTTTTATTCTCTTGGTAGttatagtttaaataaattaattactcAGTTAACAGAGTATCTCTCAATTATATCATAAAAACACGAGTATTAACTGCCAGAAATTCTTCTCTGCGATGATCTTTCTGTTTAGTTGAACGCTCtgatatgttttttttttctaatagtGGCCCCCGTGTCTTGGTTACTTAATCTTAAAATCGTGTGCTCATTGCTGTCGCCTTGCCAAGGTATTTGCCTTGTCTGTGTGTCTTAGCTAGAAAACTTAAGTATTCCcatttagattttaatttttccctgCCATTGTTTTCAATGTTTACGCAAAAATATTTGCTGGGTTtattttgttcttgttttttttttcctgctgtCTTTTTCGTGATTGTTTTTGCTGTCATGCGCATCAGTTTTCTTGggtttgaaaataaaataaatctctTGTCGAATTTGAAGGACAAATCCGCAACAATAGTTGGTCGGACCATCTACGCGCAAATCGGGCCGACAGCCTCGAGAAATACCTGGGGGTGGGTGTGGGTGCGAAATATGATCGGAGTGTTGGTTTGAAATCCGAAAATTTTGTGGTTGAATTAACTATaatccaaatatttttagagCAAAATGGGAGGTTGCACTAAATAATTGATTCcttttttgatttataaacAGATTTATAACTAATTGGAACCTATTCACTTATCAATAATCGAAACTTTGTATAGAAAATCCCACttttttcatataaataattaacattATTTCAATAACCCTTCATATCTTCAAGCTTTTAAAGCTCAACTTGGTCAACATTTCCCTGACATTGTTGGTAATTAATGACCAAATTGCTGGCGATTTTTAGCAATTAACCATGCGCAAATATGCTGTGCATAAATCtgtataaataattcacaGAAGAGTGCACAACAGACACAATGGGGAAAAAGCAGGCCCAACAAAGTGTACGAAACAAGACCGCAAACTGAGAAAACTCtagaaaacgaaaataaattttgtgcCAGACAAGAAACGAGAAATAGACAAATAAAGATAGGGACAGGGGTTTCTTTTTTGAGGAAAAAATTAAGAGGATTCTGCTGTGCTCTGGCAAAAATGTTCGCATTTATTACAATTTCCCTGAATTTTGGGACTACAAGGAAAAAACAAATCTGTGGCAACATGCACATATTATTAACTATTTCCTTCTACTCTTTGATAAAAAAGAGCTTCTAAGTAAGGCTTTCATTTCaaagtaattattttaattaaatatatgaagcagcttttttcgatttaaatttaataggGATTTCTGTCACATTCCTGaagattttcatttaaaaattatatattttagaaattagtATTGATCATTACAAGTAACAAAAGTTACTTGATCTCCCATGTAtctttctattttctttttactaTCTTAGTTAtcagatacatttttatggcCATTCAAGTAATTTTGTTAGCTAAAAACTGCTACCACACATAATTATATATCCTCGTTTTTTGGGAACTTCTAAACTTCCTTcaaatatcttttaatatcAAATTCTTCACTCTTTAAAACTGATACCAAAAACTATAATTTCCacacttttaaatatatattttttccgttcaaaaaatattaaaatttcctTGTTTTGTGTTGCAATTAAAACTTCAAATGAGGATGAGAGCGAAAGGGGCAGGGAATTGGGACTTTAAGGAAGGAGGAAACCACCCAGCCAGCAGGACACTAGTGCTTCCAATACACGTAGCTATAGTCCTTGAGCTTGGGATGGGTGCGCAGGACCTTACGGCAGATCCAACACTTATCCTCGATACCGCACCTGCTGTCCGCGTAGAACTCGACTGTCTTCTGGTTGAGCGTGGATAGCTGCCGCTTCACGTTGTGCAGCGAGGAGGAGACGCGGTGGTCCAGCTTGTCCACCAGCCGGTCGTCCATCAGCTCAATGTGGAGCGTGTGGGCGCGCAGCTGGCCATCGCCGTACGGGGACGATGACCGGGAGCGGGCACGGGATACGGCACGGCTGGATCGGACCAGAGTCTGGGCCATGaagtcctcctcctccttcttggcGGTCTTGATGTTCCGCTCCGACTCCGAGAGCAGGGCCTGGGCAATGGCACTGGCGGACTTGCCGCGAATCTGGCGCTTAAAGTCGTCCGACATTTGGTCAATCTCGTTGTCCAATTCTATCTTACGAATACGCTGCAGTATCTTCTGCGTGTCGCGTTTGATCAAATCCTCGAGCTCCtcctggcggcggcggcggcgctgGCGCGATCTCTCGACAACTGTGTCCGGTTCAAGGTGCTTCGCGACTCGCGTTGCGTCGACGAGCTTCTGCACACTGAATGGCGATCGCTTCTGGGCGCGAAAGCTGAGCAGAATCTCGTCGGCGCGCGCGGCGCAGGTGCGCGAGAGCCGGACGATCTCGTCGGCGTTGTATTGTCGCACCGCGTTCGAGGAGCGATACTGCTTCAGTCCCCGCTCGCTCACCCAGGGCAGGTGGGGCTTCTTCACCTCCAGACCCTTGGCCTT
Proteins encoded:
- the Cp18 gene encoding chorion protein S18, producing the protein MMKFMCLCICAIAAASANPYGGSRGGYGAPVGGYAYQVQPALTVKAIVPSYGGGYGGHRQGGYGGSHEVPVESVYTGSNYHRSGYGGAPPVDREAIALAKLALAAPSAGNPLVWKEGPRYVERSYEPRGYGPRQEYARGEEAKGASAAAASSSVAGQKGYKKSGY
- the Cp15 gene encoding chorion protein S15 produces the protein MKYLIICVSLALFAYINASPVYGNRGGYGGGYGGIQRVVYEEERPYGRGYNHYGPRELRSYGEEPRAAASAAAAASAVSKGNYRSYAIPSYVIDGGDVGHRGGHYGRGGY
- the Cp19 gene encoding chorion protein S19, whose protein sequence is MNKFATLAVLFCACIVGSCYANYGGRPGYGHGGYGQERSSGSAGAASAASSAASSNEGRGYERYERPVEIIAGGHRGGYGQNHEILRPINIGSYGHGRRGPSYNRGYGPRWTVQPAGATLLYPGQNNYRAYVSPPEYSKVILPVRAAEPVAKLYVPEHGYGQEYRERPYGGPRGGY
- the Cp16 gene encoding chorion protein S16, which codes for MSASLRLLCLMACTLTVALAHRPSYGLSGYSGYDAVKAAETAEAQASALTNAAGAAASAAKLDGADWYALNRYGWEQGRPLLARPYGPLDKLYAAALPPRSFVAEIDPVFKKSHYGGAYGEKSAVLNTESKLAVAAI
- the Prm gene encoding paramyosin, short form isoform X2, which produces MSLALQQRPSRFRHHANTYEDNYGYTMNFYQPMLDYLDAKAKGLEVKKPHLPWVSERGLKQYRSSNAVRQYNADEIVRLSRTCAARADEILLSFRAQKRSPFSVQKLVDATRVAKHLEPDTVVERSRQRRRRRQEELEDLIKRDTQKILQRIRKIELDNEIDQMSDDFKRQIRGKSASAIAQALLSESERNIKTAKKEEEDFMAQTLVRSSRAVSRARSRSSSPYGDGQLRAHTLHIELMDDRLVDKLDHRVSSSLHNVKRQLSTLNQKTVEFYADSSKQTSIEIEQLNARVIEAETRLKTEVTRIKKKLQIQITELEMSLDVANKTNIDLQKVIKKQSLQLTELQAHYEDVQRQLQATLDQYGIAQRRLAGLNGELEEVRSHLDSANRAKRTVELQYEEATTRINELTTANVNLVSIKSKLEQELTVVASDYEEVSKELRISDERFQKVQVELKHVVEQVHEEQERIVKLETIKKSLEVEVKNLSIRLEEVELNAVAGSKRIISKLEARIRDLELELEEEKRRHAETIKILRKKERTVKEVIVQCEEDQKNLILLQDALDKSTAKINIYRRQLCEQEGVSQQTTTRVRRFQRELEAAEDRADVAESNLNLIRAKHRTFVTTSTVPGSQVYIQETTRTITE